In Pseudoclavibacter sp. Marseille-Q3772, the sequence GTGAACGGGCATTCGCTGCGAAGTTCCGTTTCCCCACCTTCCTCGGCGCCTTCAAGTTCTACACCTCGTATGCGCTGAAGACCTTTGACGGTAAGCGTTACCTTGAGCGCTTCGAAGATCGAGTCCTGATGGTGGCGCTGGGGCTTGCTCGCGGAGATGAACAGCTCGCAATCGACCTGCTCGATGAGATGATTGCCGGTCGCTTCCAGCCGGCTACGCCCACGTTCTTGAACGTCGGAAAGAAACAGCGCGGAGAATTCGTCAGCTGCTTCCTGCTGCGCATCGAAGACAATATGGAGTCGATCGGTCGTTCGATTAACTCGGCGCTGCAGCTTTCCAAGCGCGGTGGTGGCGTTGCGTTCAACCTCTCGAATATTCGTGAGTCGGGCGCACCCATTAAGCAGATCGAGAACCAGTCCAGCGGCATTATCCCGATCATGAAGCTACTGGAAGACTCGTTTAGCTACGCGAACCAGCTCGGTGCGCGTCAGGGAGCCGGTGCCGTGTACCTCAGCGCGCACCACCCCGACATCATGCGCTTCCTCGACACCAAGCGAGAAAACGCCGACGAGAAGATTCGCATTAAGACACTCTCACTCGGTGTCGTAATCCCGGACATCACCTTCCACCTCGCCAAGCGCAACGAACCGATGTACCTGTTCTCGCCCTACGACGTCGAGCGGGTCTACGGCAAGCCGTTTGGTGACATCTCGATCAGCGAACACTACGACGAGATGGTCGATGACTCCCGCATCCGCAAGACGAAGATCGATGCGCGCCAGTTCTTCCAGACACTCGCTGAGCTGCAGTTCGAGTCGGGATACCCGTACATCGTGTTCGAAGACACTGTGAACCGGGCAAACCCGATCAACGGTCGCATCAACATGTCGAACCTGTGCAGCGAGATTCTGCAGGTGAACTCGCCTTCGAACTACAACGCCGACCTCAGCTACGAGCACATCGGTGAAGACATCTCCTGCAACCTCGGTTCGATGAATATCGCCTTGGCAATGGATTCGGATGACATCGGTCGTGCGATCGGCACCGCTATTCGCGGTCTCACTGCGGTCAGCGATATGTCGTCGATCGACTCGGTACCTTCGATTCGCAAGGGGAATTCGCAGTCCCACGCGATCGGTCTCGGTCAGATGAACCTGCACGGTTATCTGGGACGTGAACGCATCCACTACGGATCAGAAGAAGCGCTCGACTTCACGAACATCTACTTCTACACCGTGGTCTACCATGCGATTCGCGCTTCGATGGAGATCGCCCGTGAACGAGGCGAGCGCTTCCACGACTTCGAGAACTCGGATTACGCAAACGGTACGTTCTTCGACAAGTACATCGACAAGGAGTGGGCTCCCGAAACGGAGCGAGTTCGTGAACTGTTCGCAAACCACCACATTCCGACGCAGGACGATTGGCGCGAGCTCAAGGCCCTGGTTCAGGAACACGGTATGTACAACCGCAACCTGCAGGCAGTACCGCCGACCGGCTCGATTTCGTACATCAACAACTCGACTTCGTCGATTCACCCGATTGCCTCGAAGATCGAAATCCGTAAGGAAGGCAAGCTGGGGCGCGTGTACTACCCGGCGCCGTTCATGACGAACGACAACCTGGAGTACTTCCAGGACGCCTACGAGATCGGTGCCGAGAAGATCATCGACACCTACGCAGTGGCAACTCAGCACGTCGACCAGGGACTCTCGCTCACCCTGTTCTTCAAGGACACAGCCACAACGCGCGATATCAACCGTGCTCAGATCTACGCATGGCGTAAGGGAATCAAGACGATCTACTACATCCGCCTGCGTCAAATAGCGCTTGAAGGCACCGGCGTAGAGGGCTGCGTGAGCTGCATGCTGTAAGCGCAACCGTCTAAGACACGGCCCGAGTTCCACGCAATGCGGTGGGCTCGGGCCGTTTCGGTTGGATGCGGTTACCGGTTAGTACTCATCTGGCACCAGTACCGGGGTGTCTCGGTTGAGGCTCTCACCGCGGAAGAACGGGCGGGAGGACTTCGAGAGTGCCCAGCACCCCATGAGGAAGAAGCCGAGCGCGAGCGAGCCGACACCGACAACGAAGGCACCGCCGACACCGAGGAGCACGGTGTAACTGTAGTCAACACTGATCATGTCGATCGCCGATTGGATGAAGGCGTAGGTCAGCATGAGTCCGCCCAAGAGCGGGAACAGGCCCTGCATGAAGAAGTTGCGTGCTGATGTGAAGATCTGGTCGCGGAAGTACCACACGCATGAGAAGGCGGTAATCGCGTAGTAGAGCGCGACGGCCAATCCCATCGACGTGATTGAGTCCAGTAGCACCGCCTCGGAGATGAGCGACATGACTCCGTAGTACACGATCGCTGCAATACCCATCAGCGTCGTCGAGAACCACGGGGTGCGGAAACGCTTGTGTACTTGCGCAAACTGCTTGGGCAGCGCGCGGTAGACCGCCATCGAAAGGGTGCCTCGGGCCGTGGGCAGGATGGTGGTCTGGGTTGACGATGCGCCGGAGACGATCATGGCCAGAATGAGGAACCAACCCCACGGGCCGAACAGCAGGTCGCGCAGCACCGTAAACACATCGTCGAGATTGGCTTCGTTCGTGAGGCCGATGCCGGTGTCACCGAATCCGGCGAACATCATCGTTGCTACGGAAACGCCGACGTAGGTCACCAGCAGAATCGCAATGGTCAGCATGGCTGCCCGGCCCGGGGTAGTGCGCGGGTTCTTGGTCTCCTCGTTCAACGCGAGGGAAGTGTCCCATCCCCAATAGATGAACAGGCACAGCAGCACCGCGGCAACAAAGCCTGACCAGGACTCGACTTCGGCGGGGTTGAACCACTGCCAATCAAATTCGGCGGGGGAGGGGGATATGCCGTTGGTGGCGCCGATGAACGCTAGGACACCGAATGCGGCGAGTGCGGCGTATTGGATCACCATGAGCGCCATCTGCATCTTCTCGCCAATTTGCACGCCGAGTGTGGAAATCACTGTCATCACCGCGATGAACACGATGCCGGTGACCACGACGATGAGCCGATTTTCGGCGAAATCGTGCAGGCCGACCAGATACCAGAGATACTTACCGCTGATCTCGGCGACATTGGCGAGCACCATCACCGCCGACACAGCGACTGCCCAGCCACCGATCCAGCCGACAATCGGGCCGAATGCCTTCGTGCCCCACACGAATGTAGTACCGCAATCGGGCATCTCGCGATTGAGTTCCTGGTATGCGAGGGCGGCAAACACCATGGGGATGCAGGCAGCGATGAACGCGACCGGTGCCTGTTCGCCCACCTCAAGGATCACCCAGCCAAGGGTCGCGGCAAGCGAGTACAGCGGTGCGGTAGAAGCAAGGCTGATGACCGTGGAACCGACGATTCCCAGCGCACTGGTGTTGAGGCCTTTGCCCACATGGATGTGGCCGGTGTCGGTGATATTGGTCGGTCCCGTTGCCGGTACCGTGCTGGCGCCACTCGCGGCTTGGCCGTTTGCGCTGGGTTTTGTCGTCATTAACCAATCTCCTCGCCCTCGAAGAAAGAATGGTTGAAAAACTACACCGGCTGGTCGGTAAAGTCCAGCGCGGGTGGGCTTGGTGGGCGGCAGTTACTCGCGGAGCATGCGTAAGCCATTGATGTACTTGGCCAGTTCAACGGCGGTTGCCTCTGACGAGTAGCGCGACTTGCCCGCATCCTCACCGTCGACCTCGGCGCTGTGCGCGATGCCATCGCCCAGTAGCAACACGGCAGTGGCCAGTGACTCATCCTGTAGCTCATTGAGCACGGGTTCATACCAGCGCTCACGGCACTCGCGCAGAGTCTTGCGGACCAGTTCACCGTACGCGGGCGCCAGGCGGATGAGGGTGTTGT encodes:
- a CDS encoding APC family permease translates to MTTKPSANGQAASGASTVPATGPTNITDTGHIHVGKGLNTSALGIVGSTVISLASTAPLYSLAATLGWVILEVGEQAPVAFIAACIPMVFAALAYQELNREMPDCGTTFVWGTKAFGPIVGWIGGWAVAVSAVMVLANVAEISGKYLWYLVGLHDFAENRLIVVVTGIVFIAVMTVISTLGVQIGEKMQMALMVIQYAALAAFGVLAFIGATNGISPSPAEFDWQWFNPAEVESWSGFVAAVLLCLFIYWGWDTSLALNEETKNPRTTPGRAAMLTIAILLVTYVGVSVATMMFAGFGDTGIGLTNEANLDDVFTVLRDLLFGPWGWFLILAMIVSGASSTQTTILPTARGTLSMAVYRALPKQFAQVHKRFRTPWFSTTLMGIAAIVYYGVMSLISEAVLLDSITSMGLAVALYYAITAFSCVWYFRDQIFTSARNFFMQGLFPLLGGLMLTYAFIQSAIDMISVDYSYTVLLGVGGAFVVGVGSLALGFFLMGCWALSKSSRPFFRGESLNRDTPVLVPDEY
- the nrdE gene encoding class 1b ribonucleoside-diphosphate reductase subunit alpha, which produces MDYHALNAMLNLYDDNGKIQFEKDREAAREYFLQHVNQNTVFFHDLEERLAYLLDNDYYEREIIEQYSLDFVRELRERAFAAKFRFPTFLGAFKFYTSYALKTFDGKRYLERFEDRVLMVALGLARGDEQLAIDLLDEMIAGRFQPATPTFLNVGKKQRGEFVSCFLLRIEDNMESIGRSINSALQLSKRGGGVAFNLSNIRESGAPIKQIENQSSGIIPIMKLLEDSFSYANQLGARQGAGAVYLSAHHPDIMRFLDTKRENADEKIRIKTLSLGVVIPDITFHLAKRNEPMYLFSPYDVERVYGKPFGDISISEHYDEMVDDSRIRKTKIDARQFFQTLAELQFESGYPYIVFEDTVNRANPINGRINMSNLCSEILQVNSPSNYNADLSYEHIGEDISCNLGSMNIALAMDSDDIGRAIGTAIRGLTAVSDMSSIDSVPSIRKGNSQSHAIGLGQMNLHGYLGRERIHYGSEEALDFTNIYFYTVVYHAIRASMEIARERGERFHDFENSDYANGTFFDKYIDKEWAPETERVRELFANHHIPTQDDWRELKALVQEHGMYNRNLQAVPPTGSISYINNSTSSIHPIASKIEIRKEGKLGRVYYPAPFMTNDNLEYFQDAYEIGAEKIIDTYAVATQHVDQGLSLTLFFKDTATTRDINRAQIYAWRKGIKTIYYIRLRQIALEGTGVEGCVSCML